The proteins below are encoded in one region of Thioalbus denitrificans:
- the mutS gene encoding DNA mismatch repair protein MutS codes for MTQAIQDLSRHTPMMQQYLRIKAEQPHRLLFYRMGDFYELFYDDARRVAKLLDITLTTRGQSAGAPIPMAGVPVHAVESYLGRLVRLGESVAICEQIGDPAASKGPVERQVVRVVTPGTVSDEALLEERRDNLLVALAGHDGHYGLASLDITSGRFQVLEVEGREALLGELERLQPAELLVDEELESGFLEPRFRPTRQPPWYFDPQTATRELCAQFGTRDLDPFGCAHLPLAVGAAGCLLQYAKDTQRSALPHIRALRTESREESVILDAATRRNLELTVNLSGGREHTLLAVLDQTATPMGSRLLARWLQRPLRDRTTLRLRQHAVGTLLEEHRHEGIAPLLRGIGDVERILARVALRSARPRDLGQLRLALGMLPGLNTALAGLDSPRLAELAGETAPLPALHERLCRALVETPPVLVRDGGVIAPGYDEELDELRGLSEDAGDRLLEMELRERERTGIPTLRFGYNRVHGYYIEISRSQAAKAPTEYTRRQTLKNVERYITPELKGFEDKVLSSRERALAREKALYEELLDCLAAELPRLQSTAAALAELDVLANLAARAAAQDLVPPELVDEPGIVVEAGRHPVVEQVLEAPFVPNDVHLDETRRMLVITGPNMGGKSTYMRQIALTALLAHTGAFVPARRARIGPIDRIFTRIGASDDLAGGRSTFMVEMTETANILHNATAESLVLMDEVGRGTSTFDGLSLAWSSAAWLASRLRAFTLFATHYFELTALPEQYEGVVNVHLDAVEHGEGIVFLHAVKEGPANQSYGLQVAQLAGVPREVIGQAREKLRELEDQNREHGHPVAASAPRQADLFPAAPPHPALEALRTVEPDALSPREALETLYRLKGMVDRE; via the coding sequence ATGACCCAGGCAATCCAGGACCTCTCCCGCCACACGCCGATGATGCAGCAGTACCTGCGCATCAAGGCGGAGCAGCCCCACCGGCTGCTGTTCTACCGCATGGGCGATTTCTACGAGCTGTTCTACGACGACGCCCGGCGGGTGGCGAAGCTGCTGGACATCACCCTGACCACCCGGGGCCAGTCGGCGGGGGCGCCGATTCCCATGGCGGGCGTGCCCGTGCACGCGGTGGAGAGCTACCTGGGCCGCCTGGTGCGGCTGGGCGAGTCGGTGGCCATCTGCGAGCAGATCGGCGATCCCGCCGCCTCCAAGGGGCCGGTGGAGCGCCAGGTGGTGCGCGTGGTCACCCCCGGCACCGTCAGCGACGAGGCCCTGCTGGAGGAGCGCCGGGACAACCTGCTGGTGGCGCTGGCCGGCCACGACGGGCACTACGGCCTGGCGAGCCTGGACATCACCAGCGGCCGCTTCCAGGTGCTGGAGGTGGAGGGCCGGGAGGCGCTGCTCGGCGAGCTGGAGCGGCTGCAGCCCGCCGAGCTGCTGGTGGACGAGGAGCTGGAGTCCGGTTTCCTGGAGCCGCGCTTCCGCCCCACCCGCCAGCCGCCCTGGTACTTCGACCCGCAGACCGCCACCCGGGAGCTCTGCGCCCAGTTCGGCACCCGCGACCTGGACCCCTTCGGCTGCGCCCACCTGCCCCTGGCGGTGGGCGCGGCCGGCTGTCTGCTGCAGTACGCCAAGGACACCCAGCGCAGCGCCCTGCCCCACATCCGCGCCCTGCGCACCGAGTCCCGGGAGGAGAGCGTCATTCTCGACGCGGCCACCCGCCGCAACCTGGAGCTCACGGTCAACCTCTCGGGGGGGCGCGAGCACACCCTGCTGGCAGTGCTGGACCAGACCGCCACCCCCATGGGCTCGCGGCTGCTGGCCCGCTGGCTGCAGCGCCCGCTGCGCGACCGCACCACGCTGCGCCTGCGCCAGCACGCCGTCGGCACCCTGCTCGAGGAGCACCGCCACGAGGGGATCGCCCCGCTGCTGCGGGGCATCGGCGACGTGGAGCGGATTCTGGCGCGGGTGGCCCTGCGCTCGGCGCGGCCACGGGATCTCGGCCAGCTGCGCCTGGCGCTGGGCATGCTGCCCGGGCTGAATACGGCCCTGGCCGGGCTGGACTCCCCCCGGCTGGCGGAGCTCGCCGGCGAGACCGCGCCCCTGCCGGCGCTGCATGAGCGCCTCTGCCGCGCCCTGGTGGAGACCCCGCCGGTGCTGGTGCGCGATGGCGGGGTGATCGCCCCGGGCTACGACGAGGAGCTCGACGAGCTGCGCGGCCTGAGCGAGGACGCCGGCGACCGCCTGCTGGAGATGGAGCTGCGGGAACGGGAGCGTACCGGTATCCCCACCCTCAGGTTCGGCTACAACCGGGTGCACGGCTACTACATCGAAATCAGCCGCAGCCAGGCCGCCAAGGCGCCCACCGAGTACACCCGGCGCCAGACCCTGAAGAACGTGGAACGCTACATCACCCCGGAGCTCAAGGGCTTCGAGGACAAGGTGCTCTCCAGCCGGGAGCGGGCGCTGGCGCGGGAGAAGGCCCTCTACGAGGAGTTGCTGGACTGCCTCGCCGCGGAGCTTCCGCGGCTGCAGTCCACCGCCGCGGCGCTGGCGGAGCTGGATGTGCTGGCCAACCTGGCCGCACGGGCCGCCGCCCAGGACCTGGTGCCGCCGGAGCTGGTGGACGAACCGGGGATCGTCGTCGAGGCGGGGCGCCACCCGGTGGTGGAACAGGTGCTGGAAGCCCCCTTCGTGCCCAACGACGTGCACCTCGACGAGACCCGGCGCATGCTCGTCATCACCGGCCCCAACATGGGCGGCAAGTCCACCTACATGCGCCAGATCGCCCTCACCGCCCTGCTTGCCCACACCGGCGCCTTCGTGCCGGCCCGGCGCGCGCGAATCGGCCCCATCGACCGCATCTTCACCCGCATCGGCGCTTCCGACGATCTCGCCGGCGGACGTTCCACCTTCATGGTGGAGATGACCGAGACGGCCAACATCCTCCACAACGCCACCGCCGAGAGCCTGGTGCTGATGGACGAGGTGGGTCGGGGCACCAGCACCTTCGACGGGCTCTCCCTGGCCTGGTCCAGCGCCGCCTGGCTGGCGAGCCGGCTGCGCGCCTTCACCCTGTTCGCCACCCACTACTTCGAGCTGACCGCCCTGCCCGAACAGTACGAGGGCGTGGTCAATGTGCACCTGGACGCGGTGGAGCACGGCGAGGGAATCGTCTTCCTGCACGCAGTGAAAGAGGGGCCGGCGAACCAGAGCTACGGCCTGCAGGTGGCCCAGCTGGCCGGCGTACCCCGGGAGGTCATCGGCCAGGCGCGGGAGAAGCTGCGGGAACTGGAGGACCAGAACCGGGAGCACGGTCACCCGGTGGCGGCCTCGGCCCCGCGGCAGGCCGACCTCTTCCCCGCCGCGCCGCCCCACCCCGCCCTGGAGGCCCTGCGTACAGTGGAGCCCGACGCGCTCAGCCCGCGCGAGGCGCTGGAGACGCTCTACCGTCTGAAGGGGATGGTGGACAGGGAGTGA
- a CDS encoding DUF1326 domain-containing protein, translating into MATWNLSGNYAETCSCSVPCPCNFLNAPTEEDCTAWAAWHIEEGEFDGTPLGGLNVALALNSPGHMLETKWRVAMYVDDRAGEAQREALQQIFGGEAGGLFGELKGFIGEVAGVRSAAIEFRNAGGGRHFSIEGAGSADIEPVAGEGGQAVRIDNAPLSLSPGQPLTVGKAAAVSLSDHGITLGKAGLNAFFAPFSYTSG; encoded by the coding sequence ATGGCGACCTGGAACCTGTCCGGAAACTATGCGGAGACCTGCAGCTGCTCCGTACCCTGCCCCTGCAACTTCCTGAACGCCCCCACGGAGGAGGACTGCACCGCCTGGGCGGCGTGGCACATCGAGGAGGGCGAATTCGACGGCACGCCGCTCGGCGGCCTCAATGTCGCCCTTGCCCTCAACTCGCCCGGCCACATGCTGGAGACCAAGTGGCGGGTGGCCATGTATGTGGATGACCGGGCCGGGGAAGCCCAGCGCGAGGCCCTGCAGCAGATCTTCGGCGGCGAGGCCGGCGGCCTGTTCGGCGAGCTGAAGGGCTTCATCGGCGAGGTCGCGGGGGTGCGCAGCGCCGCCATCGAGTTCCGCAACGCGGGTGGCGGTCGCCACTTCAGCATCGAAGGGGCCGGGTCGGCGGACATCGAGCCGGTGGCGGGCGAGGGCGGCCAGGCAGTGCGCATCGACAACGCGCCCCTGTCGCTGTCTCCCGGTCAGCCGCTCACCGTGGGCAAGGCCGCGGCGGTCAGCCTGAGCGACCACGGCATCACGCTGGGGAAGGCGGGTCTCAACGCCTTTTTCGCTCCCTTCAGCTACACCTCCGGGTAG
- a CDS encoding DUF2182 domain-containing protein, protein MTATTARPFAGGWVVWIPLALVVTAAWAYLLVIDRQMAMTEWLSGLPVLMPMSSSWSSADAVLIFAMWTVMMVAMMTPTLVPLLLLVTRLRPGGRGRLLVRVGALIVGYSITWALFSAIATGVHWALLQGEVITPMLAGRRVEFAAVLLVAAGLFQLTPLKNYCLTRCRSPLGLVMTEWRPGPAGALRLGWLHGRHCVGCCWALMGLLFVFGAMNLLWVAALSLLVLAEKALVRGPWPSRVLGGLLIAWGLGLLIRGVY, encoded by the coding sequence ATGACCGCCACGACGGCCCGGCCATTCGCCGGCGGCTGGGTGGTCTGGATTCCGCTCGCCCTGGTGGTCACTGCGGCCTGGGCCTACCTGCTGGTCATCGACCGGCAGATGGCCATGACGGAGTGGCTCAGCGGCCTGCCCGTGCTGATGCCGATGAGCAGCAGCTGGAGCAGCGCGGATGCCGTGCTCATCTTCGCCATGTGGACGGTGATGATGGTGGCGATGATGACCCCGACGCTGGTGCCGCTACTGCTCCTGGTCACGCGGCTCCGGCCGGGCGGCCGGGGTCGGCTGCTGGTCCGGGTCGGCGCCCTGATCGTCGGCTACAGCATCACCTGGGCGCTGTTCAGCGCCATTGCCACCGGTGTCCACTGGGCCCTGCTGCAGGGTGAGGTGATCACCCCCATGCTGGCGGGACGGCGGGTGGAGTTCGCGGCCGTGCTGCTGGTTGCCGCCGGCCTGTTCCAGCTGACCCCCCTGAAGAACTACTGCCTGACCCGCTGCCGGTCGCCCCTCGGCCTGGTGATGACCGAATGGCGGCCGGGGCCGGCCGGCGCCCTGCGCCTGGGCTGGCTGCACGGCCGCCACTGTGTCGGCTGCTGCTGGGCGCTGATGGGGCTGCTGTTCGTGTTCGGTGCCATGAACCTGCTCTGGGTCGCGGCGCTGTCGCTACTGGTGCTGGCGGAGAAGGCGCTGGTGCGGGGTCCGTGGCCGAGCCGGGTGCTGGGCGGCCTGCTGATTGCCTGGGGGCTGGGTCTGCTGATCCGCGGCGTCTATTGA
- the pncC gene encoding nicotinamide-nucleotide amidase, which yields MNGETELESLARRVGRTLLERGLMLATAESCTGGWVAQAVTAVDGSSQWFERGFVTYSNAAKQELLGVRAETLEAHGAVSEATVLEMATGALAHSRARVALSISGVAGPTGGTPEKPVGTVWHGWALAGRSPRARLHRYDGDRTSVRRQAVITALAGLLELLEERAD from the coding sequence ATGAACGGCGAAACCGAACTGGAGTCCCTGGCCCGGCGGGTGGGGCGGACGCTGCTGGAGCGGGGGCTGATGCTGGCCACCGCCGAGTCCTGCACCGGCGGCTGGGTGGCGCAGGCCGTGACCGCCGTCGACGGCAGCTCGCAGTGGTTCGAGCGCGGCTTCGTCACCTACAGCAACGCGGCCAAGCAGGAACTGCTGGGGGTGCGGGCGGAGACGCTGGAAGCCCACGGCGCCGTGAGCGAGGCCACCGTGCTGGAGATGGCCACCGGGGCCCTGGCCCACAGCCGGGCCCGGGTGGCGCTCTCCATCAGCGGGGTGGCCGGCCCCACGGGCGGCACGCCGGAAAAACCGGTGGGGACGGTCTGGCACGGCTGGGCGCTGGCGGGGCGGTCGCCCCGGGCGCGCCTGCACCGCTACGACGGCGACCGCACGTCCGTGCGCCGGCAGGCGGTGATCACCGCCCTGGCGGGGTTGCTGGAGCTGCTGGAGGAGCGGGCGGACTGA